The Sedimentisphaera salicampi genome includes a region encoding these proteins:
- a CDS encoding LamG-like jellyroll fold domain-containing protein produces the protein MSEIEDIKTKSTQFDRVSSNEAQYQDFYFIRPNGYVECQIDIPVCGNYNIFTRLYQHGNTGPKAEVYVNGSCKNEISGNKTWAKTSVYLEAGICTIRYKESGSGSTEWPLRMVGLDAAAVTNDLDWNPPECLSTHPYNGNQYWWERPSNEVDQIQVTAGSKTAEFDGSWGYTDILMIDDSGQYQATIDDLSVAGDSLAGEDLSAANVSSDTQKRMHDTAVLAERDNNRISPNYDLIKDEVSVSVPEEESGYIKIKRFNNTTIRQMPEGQYVWDGRLENEIYSDFAQKNGYILEFTPVSGGSRSLLSCVYSDPSVVSMVSPRCLEFSPNDDDVYDTAQVNLNTQSGFNFNSSDSVVVRNSSGETVRNLPKTDPIQWDGKDNSGSICTAQTYTIEILDNSGQLRAGSKINLLDLPPTGQEPHDQGDFYVLGMWLGFNSTQASDLDNLVSMNCNAFRHPHSGTVQYGATRQASSWWPAVESRNLKVLVNLYEVVEAIIDLPMAPSEPRLEDLLGPYVNPVKNKSSLLGYELLDEPSYEPEMGYRLRAIQQVLHRLDPDHPSVPVLIGRDSRISGYTSDMKPHQLLLDVYPFNQGTQPGDLRDIWGYQGIDMLEYMDWAMDFVEPRGVKTWIIHQSHNFLDSLREPTPEEIRLQVWLGLSRAISGSFFFIYETQQDWTGIEDNPPIKSAVSDVYGRLKQPEVYNVLPELSKDDFAISISGGGNPYGYSNGEAAALQAENKKYIIAVNHDCTSSSEITINSADYPSAKLKDLESSVEYNMGEVISFPAGDGKIFEIITQDQTPPDTPAGVTVNDITESQLSLSWDLPQDSAPATGYRIYDGSGSLLADIGAEDFFLDGLSSGQSYCFYVKAYNQFGESIPSETVCGQTFNSEPPSSPDNVKIAGCGASQIEIEWDLSQDNVAVQNYDLFSDGQLIDTIEGSSYLMLDCQPSTRYEFQLRARDVDGGLSSLTPPVCVITCQDDPVPANLQGYWKFDDHTTASIPDSSLYNRNGTGYNVLSAPGYLDNSLQFNGSDSKVMIDSFGIDGNQLTIAAWVKASGFNFAGDNRILSKASGFSEQDHFWMLSTTRVGGEYFLRFRLKTNDTTTTLQGVSQQIPIDQWVHVCAVYDGSTMRIYKNGCADSQTALKYGCIDNGNSVDVAIGANPDGSSVWQGSIDDLRIYSAALSQTQIQEVMANNEPLEGEPSAEPCGRIEDVNCDGIVDMSDFVYIHRYWLRDAFKGHGDFVEDDHVDFNDLVQFMSSWLYQGS, from the coding sequence TTGTCTGAAATAGAGGACATCAAAACAAAAAGTACTCAGTTTGATCGGGTAAGCTCGAATGAAGCTCAGTATCAGGATTTCTATTTCATACGGCCGAACGGATATGTGGAATGTCAAATTGACATTCCGGTCTGTGGCAATTATAACATTTTTACCCGTCTTTATCAGCACGGTAATACAGGGCCTAAGGCAGAAGTTTATGTCAACGGCTCATGTAAAAATGAAATAAGCGGCAACAAGACGTGGGCCAAGACAAGTGTATATCTTGAAGCAGGCATCTGCACAATAAGATATAAAGAATCCGGCAGCGGCAGTACAGAATGGCCATTAAGGATGGTCGGCTTGGATGCTGCAGCTGTTACCAATGACCTTGATTGGAATCCGCCCGAATGCCTGAGCACCCATCCCTACAACGGCAACCAATACTGGTGGGAGAGACCAAGTAATGAGGTTGACCAAATACAGGTAACCGCAGGCAGCAAAACTGCCGAATTTGACGGCAGCTGGGGTTATACGGATATTCTAATGATAGACGACTCGGGTCAATATCAGGCAACTATTGATGATTTGAGTGTTGCTGGAGATTCTCTGGCAGGTGAAGATCTTTCCGCAGCGAATGTTAGTTCAGACACTCAAAAGAGGATGCATGATACGGCTGTTTTGGCTGAGCGGGATAATAATAGAATCAGTCCTAATTATGATTTAATCAAAGATGAAGTAAGTGTTTCAGTGCCGGAGGAAGAGTCGGGATATATCAAAATCAAAAGATTCAATAATACCACCATCCGCCAGATGCCTGAGGGGCAATATGTTTGGGATGGTCGGCTTGAAAATGAAATATATTCAGATTTCGCGCAGAAGAACGGCTACATATTGGAGTTTACGCCCGTTTCAGGCGGGTCGAGATCTTTGCTGTCTTGTGTATATTCAGACCCATCTGTTGTTTCAATGGTGAGCCCGAGATGTCTTGAGTTTAGTCCAAACGATGATGATGTTTACGATACTGCTCAGGTGAATCTGAACACTCAGTCCGGCTTCAATTTCAATTCCTCAGACAGCGTTGTAGTTAGAAACAGCAGCGGAGAGACTGTTAGAAATCTGCCAAAAACCGATCCGATCCAATGGGACGGTAAAGATAATAGCGGCAGCATCTGTACGGCTCAAACATACACTATAGAGATTCTTGATAATTCAGGGCAGCTGAGAGCGGGTTCTAAGATAAATCTGCTTGATTTGCCGCCGACAGGACAGGAGCCCCATGATCAGGGTGATTTCTATGTACTTGGTATGTGGCTTGGTTTTAATTCTACTCAAGCATCCGATCTTGATAATTTAGTCTCGATGAATTGCAACGCCTTCAGGCACCCTCATTCGGGAACAGTTCAATACGGAGCTACACGTCAGGCTTCTTCTTGGTGGCCGGCAGTTGAATCCAGGAATTTGAAGGTTCTGGTAAACCTTTATGAAGTTGTCGAAGCAATAATAGATTTGCCTATGGCACCTTCTGAACCTCGCCTTGAAGATCTGCTCGGGCCTTATGTGAATCCTGTCAAAAATAAATCTTCTCTTTTGGGTTACGAACTTTTGGATGAACCGAGCTATGAACCGGAAATGGGATATCGCTTGAGAGCTATACAGCAGGTCCTGCACAGGCTTGACCCTGATCATCCCAGCGTACCTGTTTTAATTGGCCGCGACTCAAGGATAAGCGGATATACTTCAGATATGAAGCCCCACCAGCTTCTTCTTGATGTGTACCCCTTTAATCAGGGTACTCAGCCGGGTGATTTAAGAGATATCTGGGGTTATCAGGGCATTGATATGCTTGAGTACATGGATTGGGCGATGGATTTTGTGGAACCTCGCGGGGTAAAGACTTGGATCATACATCAATCGCATAATTTTCTCGATAGCCTTAGAGAGCCGACCCCCGAAGAAATTCGTTTACAGGTATGGCTTGGCCTTTCAAGAGCAATTTCTGGTTCCTTTTTCTTTATATATGAAACCCAGCAAGACTGGACAGGCATCGAAGACAACCCCCCAATTAAATCGGCTGTATCTGATGTTTACGGCAGGCTTAAACAGCCTGAAGTGTACAATGTGCTGCCTGAATTAAGTAAAGATGATTTTGCAATATCAATTTCCGGCGGCGGGAATCCTTATGGATACAGCAATGGAGAAGCTGCTGCCTTACAGGCTGAAAACAAGAAATATATCATAGCAGTGAATCACGATTGCACTTCCTCATCAGAAATTACCATTAACAGCGCTGACTACCCTTCAGCAAAACTGAAAGACCTCGAAAGCTCAGTTGAGTACAATATGGGCGAGGTAATATCTTTCCCCGCTGGTGATGGTAAAATCTTTGAGATTATAACACAAGACCAGACACCACCTGATACTCCTGCTGGAGTAACTGTCAATGATATAACCGAATCTCAGCTCAGCTTGAGCTGGGATCTGCCTCAAGACAGCGCTCCTGCAACAGGGTATCGTATATATGATGGTTCAGGTTCCTTATTAGCGGATATCGGGGCTGAGGATTTTTTTTTGGACGGACTTAGTTCAGGTCAAAGTTATTGCTTTTATGTAAAGGCCTACAATCAATTTGGAGAATCGATTCCAAGCGAGACTGTTTGCGGGCAAACTTTTAATTCAGAGCCGCCTTCCTCTCCGGATAATGTGAAAATTGCTGGCTGTGGAGCTTCCCAGATTGAGATTGAATGGGATTTATCTCAAGATAATGTTGCAGTTCAAAACTACGATTTGTTTAGCGATGGTCAATTGATTGATACTATTGAAGGCTCAAGCTATTTAATGCTTGATTGCCAGCCTTCAACTAGATATGAATTCCAGCTAAGGGCAAGAGATGTGGACGGAGGCTTGTCATCATTAACTCCGCCTGTTTGTGTTATAACGTGCCAGGATGATCCGGTACCTGCTAACTTGCAGGGGTATTGGAAATTTGATGATCACACCACTGCGAGTATTCCGGACTCATCCTTATACAACCGCAACGGTACAGGTTATAATGTTTTGTCTGCTCCCGGTTATCTTGACAATTCGCTGCAGTTCAACGGCTCTGACTCAAAGGTTATGATTGATTCTTTCGGAATTGACGGCAATCAACTCACAATTGCCGCATGGGTTAAGGCGTCCGGTTTCAATTTTGCCGGGGATAACCGGATTCTGTCCAAGGCTTCAGGTTTTTCTGAGCAGGATCATTTCTGGATGCTAAGTACAACGAGAGTCGGCGGGGAATATTTCCTTCGTTTTCGTTTGAAGACAAATGATACTACAACAACGCTTCAGGGCGTTTCTCAGCAAATACCGATAGACCAGTGGGTTCATGTTTGCGCTGTGTACGATGGTAGTACTATGAGAATTTATAAAAACGGCTGTGCTGATTCTCAAACAGCTCTGAAGTATGGCTGCATAGACAATGGAAACAGTGTTGATGTAGCTATAGG
- a CDS encoding DUF1559 domain-containing protein, whose amino-acid sequence MARRVVCKNQMKQIGLAFSIYETENDDKLPQSIDGNPANVEDALNKTWWGLLGPSLGLESGSMKDMDRFREASVGTVGNCPSHGKISKDPAAGGKESFSYCANANLVTRWSQDNGSLGGASLNPVKSASIRRPHSKVLVYEIFHAADWPLAQFGNWRGSYHTGLERNSPGLLAYDAYGELEGAGWGPTHMDSLNYLFADGSVDSVDHMEKMLDGHFKP is encoded by the coding sequence ATGGCCCGCAGAGTAGTATGCAAAAATCAAATGAAACAAATAGGCCTTGCGTTTTCGATTTATGAAACCGAAAATGATGATAAGCTGCCGCAAAGCATTGATGGTAATCCGGCAAATGTAGAAGATGCCCTTAATAAGACATGGTGGGGCTTGCTTGGACCTTCCTTAGGCCTTGAATCAGGAAGTATGAAAGATATGGATAGATTCAGAGAAGCCAGTGTTGGTACGGTCGGAAACTGTCCTTCCCATGGAAAGATTTCCAAAGACCCTGCTGCAGGCGGAAAGGAAAGCTTCAGCTATTGCGCAAACGCAAACTTAGTAACAAGGTGGAGCCAAGATAACGGCAGTCTTGGTGGAGCTAGTTTAAATCCAGTGAAGTCTGCTTCAATAAGAAGACCGCACTCAAAGGTCCTTGTATATGAGATATTTCATGCTGCGGATTGGCCTCTTGCTCAGTTTGGGAACTGGCGAGGTTCTTATCACACTGGTTTAGAAAGAAACAGTCCAGGTCTCCTTGCATACGATGCTTATGGCGAACTTGAGGGTGCAGGCTGGGGACCGACTCATATGGATTCCTTGAATTATCTCTTTGCCGACGGCAGCGTTGATTCTGTAGATCATATGGAAAAGATGCTGGACGGACATTTTAAACCTTAA